The Miscanthus floridulus cultivar M001 chromosome 7, ASM1932011v1, whole genome shotgun sequence genome includes a region encoding these proteins:
- the LOC136463820 gene encoding LOW QUALITY PROTEIN: wall-associated receptor kinase 5-like (The sequence of the model RefSeq protein was modified relative to this genomic sequence to represent the inferred CDS: substituted 2 bases at 2 genomic stop codons), producing the protein MMSSSRVMVCAMVFALACLALPAMPPASANDGGILYVPSAATIASQGCFRQGFQFELTCNLTTQPPKLFLGNSTTQITGMSGSSVYIPAMFFNSSLEESGTNTHNISWNAPAKGITIPGYFDGDLFNYNTFFFLGCDFDVDLFDYVRNPIGSCMSRCHGKVLPNQGPCNGFGCCSILLQNDISGFQGTIVRAGNMAGQSDPLHPGIMAFMSIRNYYNATDLFSSWTNASKIYHTALEVAIMDQPSCKIAQMNKASYACATGSYCRDESYGGYSCHCYNGYSTANAYLSEGCMQDYNPKPNEHCRRSCGNMPIPFPFGLEEDCFGNERLRLNCTAANETLFSTRFAQYHVIGLXVCMPQWKQXSMEYDIVIIRWAVTNSSCEQAMHGNRSKYACRSGNSDCQNVTHGKIFMGYRCKCSSGYSGNPYIQDGCTDIDECSLPNYCNGTCQNIPGSYMCTPCSHTQKFDFIKRCCVTSSKQRNLLLGIAIGTGCGLGSIFIGLGVILLANKWKKGIQKRLRRAYFKKNQGLLLEQLISDESAASKTKIFSLEELEEATNNFDATRVLGRGGHGTVYKGILSDQRVVAIKKSKIVEQKEIDQFINEVVILSQIIHRNVVKLFGCCLEDEVPLLVYEFISNGTLYDLLHTDTTVKCLLSWDDRLRIAVEASGALAYLHSAATIPIFHRDVKSSNILLDDNFTTKVSDFGASRSLSLDETHVVTIVQGTFGYLDPEYYHTGQLTEKSDVYSFGVILVELLTRKKPIFINDLGAKQSLSHFFIEGLHQGSLIEIMDTQVVEEADQEEISEIASLAEACLRVKGGERPSMKEVEVRLQFLRTMRLIKRHHLPEKDGDIEPLLCGKSKNSLKHIDLINAAHTPPQETSRCYSLEQEFVSSFRRR; encoded by the exons ATGATGAGCTCGAGTAGAGTAATGGTTTGTGCCATGGTGTTCGCTCTGGCGTGCTTGGCGTTGCCGGCCATGCCACCTGCATCCGCAAATGACGGAGGGATACTGTATGTCCCGTCCGCTGCCACCATAGCTAGCCAAGGCTGCTTCCGACAAGGCTTCCAGTTCGAGCTTACTTGCAACCTCACCACTCAACCTCCAAAGTTGTTTCTGGGTAACAGCACAACTCAGATTACTGGCATGTCGGGTTCCTCAGTATACATCCCAGCTATGTTCTTCAACAGTAGCTTGGAAGAATCTGGTACGAACACCCACAATATATCTTGGAATGCCCCCGCCAAGGGTATTACTATCCCCGGTTATTTCGATGGTGACTTGTTCAATTATAACACTTTCTTCTTCCTTGGCTGCGATTTCGATGTTGACTTGTTCGATTATGTAAGGAACCCTATCGGCTCCTGCATGAGCAGGTGCCACGGCAAGGTATTGCCGAATCAAGGGCCTTGCAATGGGTTTGGTTGCTGTTCCATCCTTCTACAAAACGACATCTCAGGCTTTCAAGGAACAATTGTTCGGGCTGGTAATATGGCAGGACAGTCAGATCCTCTGCACCCTGGCATCATGGCCTTCATGTCCATTAGAAATTATTACAATGCGACTGATCTTTTCTCAAGTTGGACAAATGCAAGCAAGATTTATCACACTGCACTTGAGGTTGCCATCATGGACCAACCAAGCTGCAAAATCGCGCAGATGAACAAGGCAAGCTATGCTTGTGCCACCGGCAGCTATTGCAGAGATGAGTCATATGGAGGTTACAGCTGCCACTGCTACAATGGTTATTCCACAGCCAATGCTTACCTTTCCGAAGGATGCATGCAAG ATTACAACCCCAAGCCTAATGAGCATTGCCGGAGGTCATGTGGCAACATGCCCATTCCCTTCCCTTTCGGGCTcgaagaagattgtttcggaAACGAAAGGCTCCGACTTAACTGTACCGCCGCAAATGAGACGCTTTTTAGCACAAGATTTGCACAGTATCACGTGATTGGTCTGTAAGTATGCATGCCGCAGTGGAAACAGTGATCTATGGAATATGACATTGTTATTATACGATGGGCAGTTACAAATTCATCTTGTGAACAAGCTATGCATGGGAATAGAAGTAAGTATGCATGCCGCAGTGGAAACAGTGATTGCCAAAACGTGACCCATGGGAAAATATTTATGGGATATCGTTGCAAGTGTTCTTCTGGCTACTCAGGAAATCCGTATATACAGGATGGCTGCACAG ATATTGATGAATGCTCACTGCCAAACTACTGCAACGGTACATGTCAAAACATTCCTGGAAGCTATATGTGCACACCGTGCTCTCATACCCAAAAATTTGATTTCATCAAGCGGTGTTGTGTTACATCATCTAAGCAACGAAATCTTCTTTTAG GTATTGCAATTGGAACTGGTTGTGGCCTTGGCTCCATATTTATTGGATTGGGTGTAATTCTACTTGCCAATAAGTGGAAGAAAGGCATCCAAAAGAGACTTCGGCGAGCATACTTCAAGAAAAATCAAGGTTTGCTATTGGAGCAACTGATCTCAGATGAAAGCGCTGCTAGCAAAACAAAGATATTCTCATTGGAGGAACTAGAGGAGGCGACTAACAACTTTGATGCTACTCGTGTTCTTGGTCGTGGAGGACATGGAACAGTTTATAAAGGGATTCTATCAGACCAACGTGTGGTGGCCATAAAAAAATCCAAAATAGTGGAGCAAAAAGAAATAGACCAATTTATCAATGAGGTTGTCATTTTGTCCCAAATCATCCATCGTAATGTGGTGAAACTGTTTGGTTGCTGCCTAGAAGATGAAGTTCCCTTGCTTGTCTATGAGTTCATTTCAAATGGCACTCTGTATGACCTTCTTCACACGGATACTACAGTAAAATGCTTGCTTTCATGGGATGATCGCCTTAGGATTGCAGTGGAAGCATCTGGGGCTCTGGCTTATCTACATTCAGCAGCTACAATACCAATTTTTCACAGAGATGTCAAGTCCTCAAATATACTCTTGGATGACAACTTCACCACAAAGGTTTCAGATTTTGGTGCTTCAAGATCTCTTTCACTTGACGAGACCCATGTGGTGACAATTGTTCAAGGAACATTTGGTTACTTGGATCCAGAGTATTATCATACCGGTCAACTAACGGAGAAGAGTGATGTATACAGTTTTGGAGTAATACTTGTGGAACTCTTGACAAGAAAGAAGCCAATTTTTATTAATGATTTAGGTGCAAAGCAAAGTTTGTCCCATTTCTTCATTGAAGGACTTCACCAAGGGTCTCTTATTGAAATAATGGATACTCAAGTTGTGGAAGAAGCAGACCAGGAAGAGATTAGTGAAATTGCCTCACTTGCAGAAGCATGCTTAAGGGTAAAAGGAGGAGAGCGACCGTCTATGAAAGAAGTGGAGGTGAGGTTGCAATTCTTAAGAACAATGAGGCTGATAAAAAGACATCATTTACCCGAAAAAGATGGAGATATTGAGCCTTTGCTATGTGGAAAATCTAAGAACTCACTTAAACATATCGATCTTATTAATGCTGCACATACACCACCTCAAGAGACCTCGAGATGCTACAGTTTGGAACAAGAATTTGTATCTTCGTTTAGGCGACGCTAA